The genomic stretch TCTTGGTAAACGAGAGAAGGCTCCATCCGCTGCACATGCCCTAGCCAGCgcaattttctttgtttaagaAGTGCGGTTATGCTAGGCATGCCCGCGATACTAAGCACCTTCTCGGTCGGTTTGTTACTCGGTCCTTTCACGAAAAATCCAGTATACACCGGAGACAGCGCATATTCCGCTCCTGTTTGACATACGATGTCCAGGTCTCCGCGCCATACAAGAGTATGGACAAGATACATGTCTGATAAATGATGATCTTAGTCTTACTTTTATCTAAAGAACCAAATATAACCTAATTAAGTACTACCTAAACAATGAccacttaaataaaatagaaacaacACTGGTGTTTTTATTAGAAGCCATTTGAAATATTCGTGTCAATTCATGGTAGATAGTTAGATACACAAAAACTCACTTAGCCTAAAAAATAAACCGACAAGTATTCCTATTAAGAAATTTCGATGCTTAGATAAAAAATCAGCCATTGTTTGGTAACTTGTAAAAGTAATAATGACGTAATCGAAGCTTATGGCGTCACACTTtacaataagtattttatttttatagactgATACATTAgtcaaaagtattataaatcaaaatatcaaaatgtaaTGTCAAAAGTAGTGTATGTATCCTCTTCTTGTCCTTCTGTCTTCCTGTCCCCAATTGGAGTCAGCGTTATATGTTTCCCATTTCATTCTTCTTCTGTCAGCCGTCATACCAACATTCATTCTCTTCGTATACATGTCATCTCTCAGACAATCTATCTATCCCTTCGTCGGTTTTCCTCTTTCTCTTTATCCATTCATATATCTAAAGACctcccaacaaaaaaaaactcctaAGGGACTAGGCCGATCGTGATGATGGTCACATGCTTAATTCAGTGGGAATCCTCTCTGCAAAGATAAGccagaacaattttatttttgcgagccgaacttttttttacaataacataGATAATTTTATAGCATTAGGGTACGTCATTAATTGGCTAATATAAGGTATTAAAATACCTGCAATATTTTGGTCAGAACGTTGatcggtttttatttattgttctcgGGGGAGCCTGTAACCCCTAGAGAACGCGTTCCCACGGTGGCGGATCGGGGAAAGCTCGTTGGTGTTGGAAACAATACCAAAGGGTAAGAGGGAAATAAAATACCTCTCGCGGACCAACAGGCAAATCCCTTCAGAGGGCCACTTGGTGGTAAACCGAGAAAGGGCTTGTGGAGGGCAATGGCGTCAGGCAGGACGTCATGCAGGGGATGGCGGCGGAAGAACGTCAACAGTCAACGGTGGCATCCCAAGCCCCAGTTAGCACGAGGGGTTACTGTCTTGGCGTCTGGTGGCAGCCGGccgtaaaatatatatataagccAACTTTTTTACTTCTGGTCATGAAaagtacaaataataaaagaagtGTAACTACTAGGGCGTCCCCCTCAAGCGACGATAAGAGTGAAGGAACTGCAGCAAATGCTAGGGCGTACCCCCCAAGCGACGGCAATGTCACCAGAGCCCATACACAAGTACCAAAAATACGCATCGCGAGTTGGAATGTGGGCTCAATGACAGGACGAAGCGCCGAGCTGAGTGAAGTACTACATCGCAGACGCATCAACATATGTTGCATTCAAGAGACGAAATGGAAGGGGTCTAAGTCGCGAAACATCGGGCATAATTACAAACTCATATACCACGGGACACGATCACAAAATGGAGTTGGAATTGTGGTAGATCATGACTTTCAAGATCGCATAGTAGAAGTGAACAGAATAAGCGAGCGActaatttcaattaagtttgctCTTGATAACCAACCATGCATGAACATCATATGCGCCTATGCACCACAGACTGGCTGCTCAAATGCAGAGAAAGAAACATTCTGGAACGAgataaacgatttactacaatCCATTCCGGCAACGGAGTCGAAATACATAGGCGGTGACCTAAACGGCCATGTTGGGAGCAGAACATTCACGTACCAGAGAATACACGGCAACTGGGGATATGGCAATATTAACCCGGAAGGCGAAAACATCTTACAATTTGCGTTAACCCACGATCTTGCAATCGTCAACACGTTCTTCTCTAAACGTCCCGAACACCTGGTTACATACAAAAGCGGCGGGGCATGCACACAAATAGACTACATCCTAACAGATCGGCACCGGCTGAAGACTTTCAGGGACTGTAAAGTAATCCCCGGAGAACCACTTACATCACAACATCGTGTGTTAGTCGCtgaatttgaaatgcctaaacCGATAAAGGTGAAAAAAGAAAAGATCACCCGGATACGCTGGCACAAACTGGAACAGGAAGAGGGGCAAAAGATGTGTGAAGACATCGCAGAGTACCTTGACTCGCAACAACAAGACACTGCCAACAATATGTGGAGAGATTTCCAATCCTTCTGCCATCAAAAAGCCAAACAGTATCTTGGCGTATCAAAAGGGGCCGTTAGCGGCGTCAAAGACACAAAATGGTGGCAAGAAGATGTCAGAGAAATATTGAAAACCAAGAAAACCCTCTTTAAGCAATGGCAAACGACAACAGATGAGGCCGATCACACAGCTTATAAGGACGCAAAGAAAGTTGCAAAACGAACCGTAGCGCAAGCGAAAGCTATGTCAGACGATGATTTTTACGCCAAACTGGAAACTGCCACGAACGACAAAGAAATCTTCAAAATAGCAAAACAGCGTCACATGAACAGTAAGGATACAAAGACCATCAAGTACATCAAAAATGAACAAGGCCAACTGCTCACAGCAAACGACGACATAAAGGAACGATGGGCAGAGTATTACACTGCACTTCTCAATGAAACCTTTCCATGTGAAAAGCTCTGCGAGATTCCTGCTACTGAAGGCCCGATACTAAGCATATCACCTGAAGAGGTTCACGTAGCAATTAAGGCTATGGCAAACAATAAAGCCCGTGGACCTGATGATATACCTGCTGAACTGTGGAAGAAACTGGGTGACACTGGTGTAATGTTCCTGACGAAACTTTTCAACAGAATTCTGATTGACGGAATGCCCGATGATTGGAGAAGGAGTTTCCTGCTACCATTTTATAAGAACAAGGGTGACATCAGACTATGTGGAAACTACAGAGCCATAAAGCTAATATCACACACCTTCAAAATATGGGAAAGAGTCATCAACCGCAGACTACGGCAACTCACCCAGGTGTCCGAAAACCAATGCGGGTTCGTCCCAGGAAGGTCGACAACTGATGCTATACATTCAATCAGAATTCTGATGGAGAAACATAGAGAGGCCCAAACCGACCTACACATGGTATTCATTGACTTGGAAAAAGCATTCGACCGTGTTCCAAGAGAACTTATCTGGCAAGCCCTAAGAGCACAAAAAGTCCCAGAGCACTACATATTTCTGGCGAAAGACATGTATCGCGCTGTTAAAACTAAAGTGCGAAGCCCAGCTGGAACAAGCGATGAGTTCGATGTGATGGTCGGAGTCCATCAAGGTTCAGCGTTGAGCCCCTTGCTGTTTATCCTGGTAATGCAATACCTCACGGCGGAACTACAGCGCCCCCCACCATGGGATATACTTTATGCGGACGACATTTTACTGGTAAGCGAAGACCCCAACAATCTTCAGCAAATCGTGGAAGAATGGCGAGGAGCTCTTGAGAGAGCCGGCTTGCGAGTTAGCAGAGAGAAGACCGAGTATCTGCACTGCAATTTCAGTGGCACAAACAGTAGCAGCACTATCCATCTGCGGGGCACCCCACTTAAGGTAGTCGACCACTTTAAATACCTTGGCTCAATCATCTGCAATGATGGAACAATAGATGCCGATGTAACCCACCGTGTAAACACCGGGTGGATGAAATGGAGGGAGCTATCTGGGGTTCTATGTGATAAAAGGATGCCCGTTCGCACTAAAGGCAGAGTCTACAAAGCAGCAGTTCGTCCATCCATGACATATGGTGCCAAATGCTGGCCACTGAAAAAGCAGCAGGAGCAAACACTACATGTCGCAGAAATGAAAATGCTAAGATGGGCTGGTGGGGTAACGATGCAGGACCATGTCCAAAACATCCATATTCGGGGCAGTTTTAAAGTAACGCCTATACCGGAAAAGATCATGGAGAGCCGCTTAAGATGGTACGGTCATGTCATGAGGCGACCATCGGACCACATGTCAAGGAAAGTGCTCGATATTGGTACCCAGCCCAGAAGACGCGGTAGACCCCGCCTTACATGGATGTCCGTTATTGAAAAGGATCTGAAGAAGACACAATTATCATCCCAGACGACCCAGGACAGACCGTCCTGGCGAAGATTGACCAGAAGGGCTGACCCCAAGTAAATGGGATAAAGGCCaggcagaagaagaagaagttgatcggtttttatttttaacttgtttATGATACGTAGGCACTGGCTAATTGTTTTATCACATCGCACGGGAAGTGTGGATCTCGCCTATCTATTTAAGTATccaaagtatttttaatattgtatcgATGCATCgatacaatattaataatgatgaataatcCGAGTGCCTGCtaacatattaaattatatctatTGAAAAATGGTATTAGGTAAATCTGAACTAGTTTTACATAGTCATGAGTAACAATGAACATAGCATTGTAGAAAGGTGGTAACTATAATGATACAATCTTGAAAGAAGAACAGTTAATTTATCAGGAAAATTCCGAATAGGTACTTGAATTTAAAGCTGAAACCCGTGTGTTCTTATAAAGAGAAAATACACATGCCATAAAACTatgttagattttaattaatgaacatGTCTTGAGCAAGGTTTGTGGCAGTAGTGTGGCGTTGCGGCGGTACGCTTGATATCATACGATTCCTATCAACGACTTGTGTGCCTACGTCGACAAGATATGGCCAAGTCACCGAGGGAAAGCtggattaaaaattaatttaggcGCTTTCATGTTCGCCGATAATCCAGACATTATCAAGATATCAAATCATGAGGATTAAACCCACCTAGTTAAATGTAATGCACACGATAACAACTGATTATTTATCTACTTACGTGTTATAAGTTGTATgtgatattttttctataatgtTATAGGTACAAGGAAATCACGTTTGATCGTTGATCCGCATGAATTAATCCGAATACGAGCTGCGAGTCTTGTAATTTTCGCATCAAGGTTgttactaatttatgagcctaCATTTCTGGCTGTGGAATCTGACGCGCTCTGTGGGTTTTCAACTATTTcctgtctgtatgtttgttctGTTTAATGACGTTTGTGATGATTTAATAGAATGATTACAGGTTGAAGTCGCCGGAGCCTGCAGTTAGGCGTGACGTGTTAACGACCTGTGAGACTGCTGTCAAAGGGCAAACATCTCGGGGTGAGCGCAAACACGATGAGCTCTGTTTGAAGAACGGCCTCTGTGTGGAGAACACTGCACGTCGTGGTGGTCGGGCACTAGTATACAATCATATAATAACCATACTCTTGGTACAAAGCATGTTATAAATGACTCACTCCAAATGACAGGTCAGTTTTCATCCAGAAAATCATTAGCGTTTCACAATCGTAGGATTAAGTTAAATTCACAAGTAATTCATCATTTATCACTCTAAAAGTAGTTATTGTGCTTAGGATTTTATAAAGGTTAAAACGGGTATCTTTTCCATATGCCTCATTATGCCATATTTCGTATGCGGccattaggtaggtatacttcACACCCAGGAGTTCAAACTGCGAAACGGTGAGTAGGAGTGAATGCTAGGAGTTCAGTGAatgcaatttatattttagtaacCAGCATCATTTCTATTGATGCTTTTAATAACTGACATGTGTATTCATGGAGTCAGTTAGGTACTATCACGAAACATAATTCTTACGTTTGTTCTTATTAGGCCTAACTATTATTCGTATCAAGTGATGAGACATTACTTAGCATTCCCTAGGcatgttaaaataattaaaaaaaaaacagttttaataatacatatattgCAAGTTTCAAACGTGACAATGCCTTCATCCGCGACAGCGACTTAAATTCATGGGTCTTGCTGAAATCGTTCAATAATCTTGTCCACTATTAGCGACGGAAATTAAACAACTTTTACAGGACGCAGTTTATTTTCTGTCGGCACAGCTGTAAGACAaagcttaataaaataataataaatctcgGATGATATACAGTAAACATTATGCATGGTACTTAAAATTAACTAAGCAATTAGCCGAAGCTGCCGTCCATGCTGTTTAGgcattttctaaaatataaattagctATGTACCTAGCTAGAtgtgtaagtatattatatagtaCTTTCCCAAGCTTGTTTAATGAAGAAAGTACAGTGTGCGATTCGATAACTCATAAATCCATCCCGGCGTTTATAACAATTGCACGTCTCTTAGCGCGACTACTGAACTGAAATCAACTTGTgagttttatttaagaaactttcacaaagcagctcggagtctgaaagttggtgattACACCAACACGTAATAATGTCATTGTGAGCACGTAATAGTCCGTCTTgagcatagatataatatttcaTGGTGCTGCGCCTAATCTCTCTCCAGCCGTGCCAGAATGCCATCGGGCAATGCCAATGAAGGAATAAAGAATGCACCTGTGCATCTGCAAATGCTTGTGGACAATTCATTATATACTACTCAGCTGGCTGATCTGATCAGAAAGAAAAACTACCGTGGCCAACATTGGATTTAGACACCATTATGCTGTGTTATTTtcaccataggataacattatCCAACAGCGCATGGAAACAGCAATGTTGGTaagtatttcatttattttttaaacctgCATACAAAACATACCTAAATTAAAACACATCGGAATGTCCATAATTCCTTGGTGAGTCGGAAGTGCGGGTCCAGTGGGCGGTAAGATACGAAGCGTCGGCGTCTTTGATGCAGCTCACAAAATGCCCTCAATAAGCATCGGTTTACTCAACGTTTAGCGCGTTCACATTCCTACCGCGCTTGCTCTATGGTCTAGGGTTGGCTTTACAGAACAAAAGACTGATGAGTTTTTAGAAGCAAGAAGTTACCTACATGAGTTGAGAATGTTACCTAAATGAAAAATACTTCAACTTGAAGTTATTGTGCTGACTTAAAACTACGGAGTTTTGGCTACACAGCAGTTTAGTCAAAAAGTAGTAGAACGTTGTTGTAGGTCGTCAGTATTTGAAACAACTGTCATATCTATCCCTTATCTCTATCTCTAAGCAGTTTAACCAAATTCGTCACCTATACCGACGTCAAAATTGAGCCTAACCACTCAGGAAAATACAACAGcaacttttgtttttcattcaaAAGAAAGGGTTGCAGAACTGAAATTATTAGACCATGATCAGCTTTATATTGTCCCACTACAGAGCACAGCCTTCCATGAAGAGAAGGATTATGAGTTAATCACCGCTCTTGCAGATGGTGGATtgacgatttcagactttaaagttcCTGAACTTTCGTACTTTTATCTTATGACTCCCAGATACAGGTACAGGGCACATATAAATTAAGAATAGTCAAATGCATACTACTTGTAGATCATTAAACCTGCAATCTTACTAGAGCGGCTACTTTAACCACATAACCTTAAAAGCCTGTTGAttgaataatttgtatttttacgaCTTACAATCCATGGTCATAACAACCACCACGAAAGACCCAAAAAGGACCTATATAGGTTCCTTAAATTGGTACAACCCTATAGGGCCAATCACTCCCAATATTGACAGTGATGTTAAGTCAGTATTATGGGTCTAATTTAAAAGTAAGCGTTTATCTAACGTGAGGCTGCACACTTCCGTTGTACTCAAACAATGAAGTGACAAACGTATGAATGTTTCATTCATACATTCCTGTTCAGTAATTGCTCGATGTTCCGTATTTTAAGTGTTAGAGTatacgcatgctacaaattctTGCTGTTTGACCTGAAGGAAAACTTATTTGGTTTCATATAAAGTCAAGATCAAGAATGAAGCTCTGAAGTTAAAAGACATTTTTGATATCATAATCTCTGGTTTGGTCGAGTGAAGGGGtaattcgtcatctcgacacacttaactcaccacgaatgtgtccacatggtgaaactcaaaattttaacatttatcatgtcgtcaactcgacacgttaagATTTTGATCCGTGTCCAGtcagtgaaacttaaattatagttaagtgtgtcgagatgacgaatgatCCGAGCGAAGTACTAAAAGGAAGGCTGCTACAGTAACTTTCATTTTCAATCGGAGTTGTTCGTTAAAGAAGTTTAAGTTTGTTAATATAGTGTacatattcttatttaaataaaatttttagtCGATTTCTTTTAAGGATATTTACATTCGCTACAGGTTCAAGCAACAAAGGCAAAAGAGAAAAATTAAAGAATTATAAGAATACCTATaggtagggcacgccaccatcgtggcggtaagtcccctctttgaggagtggctcgggaggagtcatggcgccctcacgtaccgcatgacgcaggtcctcaccggacacggttgtttcggtaggtacctgcaccgaatcggtcgtgaggaggcgcccgggtgtcaccactgtgcggacagccccgaggacacggtggaccacacagtccaggtgtgccccgcatgggaagggcaccgccgggtcctcgtcgaggctttaggcggcggcgacctctcgcgtccggccctgatccaggccatggtccggggcgagagggaatgggatgccgtcgcctccttctgcgaagcagtcatgctcgagaaggaggaggcggaacgccagagagttcgcacctctcatcccggccgccgtgCTGGACCAGGTCGACATCACGGgtgccgggtgtcgcgagatgactcccggccaccgtaggcgtgggtctgtgggcggtgagttcgggtggctcatcgtccctctgtcttcttagacgacagacccgtgtcgacggcgcgcgttgttccacgcgctcctcaaagagatgtcagcaaccccagcggggcccagtagggccagggcctgccggggctgcgggttgttcgaaagagataccgcggccctggtacataaaaggcccacgacggaacacgacggtttttagtcagtaagagtctgacactccctcaccgctgctaacccacagcgggaggggtcatttgatgatttttaacgtcgctaaaaaaaagaatacctataggtacattaGGTACATACGATCCTTCCTCGAATAATGGGAATTGACCTTACGACTGTAAATCACGGAAAAACGTGAGAATTTTCCAAATGGTCGTTTAATTTCTTTCAAGTAATGCTTGACTTACAATACAggattttttcaaacttgtgaAATTACCTGCTTATTTAAAAAGTGAGTAAATGTAATATTTAGggtaggttcatatctgacggaacatacgtcgcgtattttcggtcgcgtaacgccaaaacagacaaatatacgataaaacattcaatcattcacacctaaccgatgatgcgttagtacgtcaatcatacatttacgatacgctcgacgcattttccgtcagatatgaaccgacccttagtaataaaaaatcactTACTCATATTATTTCGGGtgaatttttaaatatcaagtTGACTACGTAAATAGTAAAAAGAGCTTTAAAGCCGCTAAAAGCTAATTGAaggataatttttttttctcagaacCCTTTTTTATCCTAGAACACCCAAAAGTAACACCCAAACCTTGATTAGAAAATCTTGGAATGACTTCTTCTCTATTTGATAACTGTTTGAGGCACAATGCTCACACAAGTTGTATGCCGTCGGCGGACAAAGTCCATAGTTTCGCAAGCTCGTTTTAAAACAAAGCAAACTGCGCGTTTAAACGTGCGCATAACACTGCGAAACTAATCgcaattattcaatttaattctCAAACAAATCAAGCTCACCTTCGTTTAGAATATAAAGATCAGGAAAAGATACAACACGGTATAGATTAACatgaatttatttagtttatcaAATGTGTTTCGTGATAGTGCTGCGTAAATTCTAACAAATCATGTGTCCACAAACGATTCTCAAACATCAACCTTTAATACAACAAGCACAAATGCTACCAATTTATTTACGTTACACAATGTAAACTGATGTCCAACAGAGAATTACAatgatacaaacaaaaatgaataTTGTTAGCACCACAATATTACAACTATTACCACAAAACAAAACGATAAACGATCACGTTACTTCCTCGAACTGGGCATGtatcaatcaataaataatatatcgcAACTCAGCTTTTAACAAATCAACTCAATAGTATGTAGCTTTAATAATTCTgtcaaaattataatgaaaccCCTTCACTGTGATTTCACCCCATACACATAATTTCCCAAGACATTTTCGTTTGTGAATTGAGTGATAATTCTTTATCGTGTAATGCTATAGAAATTGGCataagaataaattattctAATGTTTAAGCTATTATTTACAGAACTGTTAAAACTAGGAATAATCTCATTCAACGTAAAAACTATGCACCTACTTCTCAAGGCCACAAATGCGAGGATGGTATTACACAATAAGTACATATAAAAGCTCTTTTCACTGCCGTACGTAAATTCGTACTCTTATGAGATTCGCAATGAAAGTTAATTACTTAACTGAAATACAAATTAACATATAAAACTGTATCGTTATCTATGGAAAACAATACattaaatgaattaataattattagatacattatacaaattaaaaatgtaataatacaTACTTTAGTAATCCACAACCaccttatataatttaaatcacTGGAAGGCACTTGCAGcattgagaaataaataaaccgtttaaaaataatcaatttaataatacttaatcgtaataataatataaaaatatagttatgtCTATATTTACAGTCAAGTGACAAAATTCAATACATTACATTAATCTGTACCGTTTAAAAGAAAAGGTACTGAAATAACTATAAGGCGTGAACACTTAGTTAACTAGAATTAGGACTAAATCAAAACATAGGTAATCGTTTCTGGTGTCGGGACTTTTCCGGTAATGGTGTAGTATACAAAACGAATGAAACATACATTGAGTGACAAGTATCTCATTAAAGAAAAAGCCTTAACTCCAGAAAGCTGGTTAAGTGTCTCCGCTTACAGCCGTCAGGTAACTAACCGAGTAGTACCCAGGagtattaattttaaagttttaacatTGATGTTGAAGTCCGACACGCATTTACATATCCCACAAGATTGCACTGAATTTATCACACATTCGTCGAAGTCGTATGAATACACTGCGACGCCCTCGCGGGGCCATTGTTCAGTGTGTGGAGCGGCGGTGTGAGGACACCGAGGAATGTCAGTACGCGAAGTTGTCACTGTGAGCACAGTAGGGCTGGTGCGGTCACAGCAGCGGCACTGGCGGCACGCCGGGCACCAGCGGCTCGGGTACTCCCTGCAGCACGTTCTGGTAGTGATGATGATGCATCATGCCGTTCATCATCTGCTGGTGATGCAACATCGTGGCGTGGTGCAGTTGCGCGTGCTGTAATGACGCGTGATCCCCTTTCTCCTTCATCACAACTTCTTCGCGTTTCTTCACCTGTTTGCGCTCCTTAGCGCGTCGGTTTTGGAACCATATTTttacctataacaatgtgatTTCGTTAATGGTGATCATCAGATCTTTAAAAAACTGGAACGCACTATTCAAGTGGCTTTGATGGCAAGTCAGTGGTTAATTTTGttcctatttttaaaataacctCATGCAATCATGTGTATTTTCTGCTTTGCAGTTATTGTTATTAGAACGGGGTGGGTGTGAATACATCCAAAAATGTAGGATTGACCATTGTTGTTATTTTGGATGCCTATTATCAATTGCATTGCTTATCATTAGGATTTGCCTGTTAccctaaacaaattaaaaacccTCATCCTTCACCTAATTAAGAGAATCATATTTTCCTTCCTTCTTATGTGAATGGCCGGTAGTATCCTGTTATAGGCAGTTTGAGAGGATATTGAATTACCTGTCGCTCTGAGAGTCCGAGGCTGACCGCGAGTTCAGCCTTGCGTCGTATGGTGATGTACCGGCTGTAGTGGAACTCCTTCTCCAACTCCAGCCTCTGGTGGTCACTGTACACCACGCGGTATTTGTCCTTCGTGCGCGTTTTACCTGCAACAATGTCATcttctattaaatattatatagtcTCCCCTCAGATTCTGTACATTGCAAGCCTATGAAAATCAGCCTTCGGCATAGTGAACTCATATCCTATCCTAaactggagttatgtaaatttatttttttaaactacgtGTCATGAATGACGAACCATTGTTTGTATTCTACAAGTGTAAAAAAGTGTTGCACATGATCGGAGTGATGCATCGACAGGATACGGTAAGATGCACTAAAACATTTAGGCTATTATTCACGCATgattaactaaaataaacacaagAGTTCTAGCAAAACGTTAGTGGAACATCATTCGTCGATTTGCTTCATGAAAAGTCTTTTATATTCTCGTAACGAGGCACGCAGCCGCGGAGCGTAGTGTGGGGAGAGGGAACAAATCCCGAGGGCTCGATAAGGTAAATCCAGGCGGCGGGATCAAGGGACGCCGCGCGCTCGCGGCTTAGCAAGGATCTAGTCAGGACCACACCTTGCGACCGAGGGCAAAACCCACTGGAAGAACATTAAACACTACTACACTGTGTCATTTTGAGGCtttctttgtgtatttttat from Helicoverpa zea isolate HzStark_Cry1AcR chromosome 8, ilHelZeax1.1, whole genome shotgun sequence encodes the following:
- the LOC124632642 gene encoding homeobox protein CDX-1 isoform X1 produces the protein MVNYVNPLAMYQGKGGQYGSGWYGWQHQNFEEQQWCAWNGAPAGGEWAPDPHHFPKREPGEREIADMPSPARGDLASPSESSPGSRPAQPPAPPRSPYEWMKKPNYQTQPNPDDIVAGKTRTKDKYRVVYSDHQRLELEKEFHYSRYITIRRKAELAVSLGLSERQVKIWFQNRRAKERKQVKKREEVVMKEKGDHASLQHAQLHHATMLHHQQMMNGMMHHHHYQNVLQGVPEPLVPGVPPVPLL
- the LOC124632642 gene encoding homeobox protein CDX-1 isoform X2, giving the protein MVNYVNPLAMYQGKGGQYGSGWYGWQHQNFEEQQWCAWNGAPAGGEWAPDPHHFPKREPGEREIADMPSPARGDLASPSESSPGSRPAQPPAPPRSPYEWMKKPNYQTQPNPGKTRTKDKYRVVYSDHQRLELEKEFHYSRYITIRRKAELAVSLGLSERQVKIWFQNRRAKERKQVKKREEVVMKEKGDHASLQHAQLHHATMLHHQQMMNGMMHHHHYQNVLQGVPEPLVPGVPPVPLL